DNA sequence from the Vicia villosa cultivar HV-30 ecotype Madison, WI linkage group LG3, Vvil1.0, whole genome shotgun sequence genome:
ACCAAGGTAATTGAAATCGTGTATGGAAACTGGGAGGACTCATACAAACAACTTCCACGTTTTTTAACTGTGCTTCAGACTTATGCTCCTGACACAATTTCTATTTTAGAAACATTGTCGGCGCATTCTCTCCACAGAAAGTGTGTACAAGGAAATAAGATATTTCATCGACTATTATGGGattttttaaccttgaataagATGATTTGCATATtgcaaaccaattcttcaaatagaTGGCACTTGGTTGTACGGTAAATACAGAGGAACCATATTGATGGTTGTTGGACAAGATGGAAACAATAATATTTTTCCAATTGCATTTGCTCTTGTGAAAGGTGAAACTGCTGGggggttggagtttctttctcaagAATATCCAAACATACGTTGCTCCCCCAATATGATCTCTGTTTGATTTCCAATAGGCATGCTTCCATTGAGAGTTCATACAACAATACAGCTATCGGTTGGCACGACCCACCTTTAACCCATTTCTACTGTATTCGACGTATCgcacaaaatttcatgcgggAATTCAAGGATAAGTTTCTTCGAAATACTCTTATCAATGCGAGATATGCATTAACTCAACCAACATTCCAACATTATCGCCGTGAAATCGTATTTTCAAATCTGGATGCAGGAGGGTGGATTGATAATCTAGCTAGAGAGAAATGGACTATGGCTTACGACAAGGGGCAAcgatggggccacatgactacaaatcttgtggagtCAATGAACGATGTTTTTAAGGGCTTCAGACACCGTCTGATTACTGTCTTGGTGAGAtcaacctactttaggatggcttccgTTTTTGCAAAAAGAGGTGAGCGGTGGAAGGCAGTTTCAGAATCAGGACAATTGTTCAGTgaaagttgcatgaaatttatgaaagaacaaactGCCAAAGCCAACAACCATCATGTTACAACTTTCGAATGATTCAATCGTACCTTAAGTGTCAAAGAAATAGTTGACCATAATGAGGGTATGTCGAGACAATAGTACATGGTTCTGCTACAAGAAGGTTGGTGCGACTGCAGAATGTTCCAAGCCtttcgcatgccttgctcccatgtcatagCAGCATGTTCATATGCGCACCGAGATGTCTTAACCTTGCTCGATGTATACAATAACGCATTTCCAGTGATAGAAAAAGTGAATTACTAACCTGCATATGAGGGGAAAGTAGTTTggcataggggtggcaaaatgggtcgCCCTCCCCGCCAAAAAGCAAGCGGGACGGGCAAGCCCGCCAAGTAAAACGGACATAAAATTCATGTCTGCCCCGCCAAGGTGGCATGTTGGCGGCCCGcctatctttttatttatttatttttcatttttttaatagattaatagtctttttttacctttcaattaaatttttcacttattttttagaacaaatatttataaagtatcttttaaataaattttacctaaaaaaatattgcatatatttacaaataaatgtataaaataaaatcatcaataatttgaattactagaattaactaaaaaatggcGGGCTTAAGTCGATAGGAGCTTAAGTCGAATTTTTGGCTTTTGTTGATAGAAACCTAATCTTGTAATGTGAACATATATTTTAAACAACATTTAATGATAAATTCTTAAGGAATTATcacaaaaaaagaaacaaattcgTAAAAATTATTATAGCAATTCATGTTTATTTTGCTTGTAACTGATTTATGAAATGAATTGGAAAAGTGGATCCATCTGCATCAAGCGTCTTAAATAAGGCTATTGAAACGTAGACATCTATAAAAAGCCATTTTTAATTTCGTATCCTCTATGGCCGCACCAACACGCAACAGAATATGTCATGTTATTGTtagtatatattattatttagaatttggAATAAATATTGTTCAAACAAAAAATGtggaataaatataaaataatttattttgttttattttattggtaaGTTAAAATTGTGAATGTCACAAAGAAGATaagtattaaataatttatatttaaaaataattaaattattaatcaaaaatagaaaagaaCTAATTTTATAATTAGTTGAATTTCCTTCAATTCAGTGCAGAATTTGAAACAACTAAATACAATATAAATGCGTATTTTTCAAATCCATCAAAGTTTACACAAGTTGTAGGAGTGTTAGAAGGAATCAAAGTCATGTGAAAATTGACAATTcatcatttgaattgtgtttcatATTAATGTCACTATAATACATAAACGTGTTATGAGGCCCTCATAGATTTTTTACAGGGTTATTTTTTATATTCACCTCATATGGCAGGGGAAATTGGATTGTATAGTGATATTTGTAAATGACCTAGTAAATGTGGGAGGGTTGTAGCCCAAAAGAGAGACGATGATCATATGTCGCCCTCTTGTTAGAATCATCTTGCCCTAAGTACCACTCACTCGTCTAGTGATTGGAAATGTGGAAAAAGACGTTTTTTTGGTCAGAGAAAAGTCGGAGTTACTAGTTGATCCATGTCTTTCTAAAAAGTAAGAATTCAATGGTCCACCATTGACTAAGTGAACGATTATCATTTTCAAAGAAACCCTAGACCCAAGTGCCTTTGTAAATACCTTTCCCCTAACGGTAGAAATGACATATTATTACCCCATAAGCATAACTCTTATACACGCACAATGCAAAGTTTTTCTCACATGAGCTGACATTTCTTACCATCATAaacaccataaacatcatcaaataatgCCTTTTATCGCCGCGGGCAAGCCCTAACCACCCTCATTTACTAAGGTCTCTGAGTACCCCTTACCTGTGTAAGGATACCATGTATAGCTATACCTTTTGATAAGTAGAGATATTAacctttaaaaaattgaaaataacgcGGAATTGGGATAAATATGTCAAACGTAGGACGGGCGCACATCCAACAATGAAAAAAACATGTGTTACTAGAATATATAGGTTAATGAGGTTGAATTCTATAAGCTATAAAGTTTTGGCCACTAAATGTTGTAATGTGTCAAGTGTGAGTTAAAGTCTAATATTggatataaaaatatatgttaagCACCTTATAAGTGAAAAAGCTCATACATCTAATACCCTAAGATTTTTGATGAAGATATGTCCAACTTATTCATCTGGTTCCTCTTAGTCCAACTCATGAATCCAACCAAGTAAGTCTAACCCTCAAATTCAAATAGTGGTATTAGAGTCTGAGCGACTTTGTGAGGGAAGTTGGGAAGATTTCTTGAAGATTCTTACACTTAGGGGACATATGTTGTGATGTGTCAAGTGTGAAATTCAAGATTGGAAACTTTCAAGATTTTGGATAAAATGTGATGTTCAATTCACTTATATAGTTATTTTTAACTTTACATGTTGATCCACCAATGAGGCTCTCACTAAAGTTCCAACCGTAAAATTAATTTTGCTCATGAATATTGTACTTATACACTTAACTGAACTGTTTTATTTTCAcaaatttatgatttattttaattttatttacatacatgtgtatatatatatatatatatatatatatatatatatatatatatatatatatatatatatatatatatatatatatatatatatatatatatatatataagaattttaaaaattaagagttgatagaCTTAGTTTATAAATCAACATAATCATTTAAAATCTTAAATCCTAATCTCTCTCActctctatctatctatatatatttattcatatacattttaattgttatattgtatttttcttattttagtttatgttttaataaaaaaataaaaatacaaaacaaacaatttGGTTTTTCATTGCTTTGATTTGtacaaatttattattaaaaaaagtaaaaagtgaATTAATCtaaattgaatattttaattttctttgaattcttttctacaaaaaaaaaaattgaactaaGTCTATGTATTGtacatgttttaataaaaaattaaaaatacaaatcAAACAAATTGGTTTTTCATTGCTTTGATTTGtacaaatttattattaaaaaaaataaaaagtgaactAAACTAAAtagaatattttaattttcttctttgAATTCTtttctacaaaaaaaaaataaaaattgaacaaAGTCTATATATTACATCAAGTAGGAGAGTGTACCAAAGGTCTAACTAAAGGGGCATTGTCTGCATTAATAATAAAAGtgtagagagagaaagtgagattttGAGAATCTTATCATATCTGAAATGGCTGCTTCGGGTATCGCTGGAGCAGGACTTACCCTTCTCAACTGCTTCTCCTCCaccgcttcttcttcttcttcaactcgaTGTCGTACTCGTTCTCTCACCATGGCCGTATCCACCGATCAGAAGCCCAAAACCACCGAAAGACTCACTCTCCGCAAGTCCGAAGAAGCTTTCGCCGCTGCAAAGGttctttatctttttcttcctttaATAATTCTGAATATGTAATAATCGGATGGAATGTAATCGATTTGAATTGTTTGTATTAGGAATTGATGCCTGGAGGAGTTAACTCCCCCGTTCGTGCCTTCAAATCAGTTGGTGGACAACCCATCATCATTGACTCTGTTAAAGGCTCTCGGATGTGGGACATTGATGGTAACGAATATATTGACTACGTTGGTTCTTGGGGTCCTGCAATTATCGGTCACGCCGATGATCaggtttctctcttttttttcatttgatttttgctATTCTCTTGTTATTATGTATCTATTAGCCTAACCCTAATTGTTTTTTATACTTCAAactttatattttgaattttgtttaTAGGTGCTTGCGGCTCTGTCTGAAACAATGAAGAAAGGAACTAGTTTTGGTGCACCTTGTCTTTTGGAGAACACACTTGCAGAGATGGTTATCGCGGCCGTTCCCAGCATTGAAATGGTGAGATTTGTGAATTCGGGGACGGAAGCATGCATGGGCGCGCTCCGTCTGGCGCGTGCTTTTACTGGGAAGGAAAAGATCATCAAGTTTGAGGGATGTTATCACGGCCACGCTGATCCTTTTCTGGTTAAGGCTGGCAGTGGAGTTGCCACCCTCGGACTTCCTGATTCACCTGGTGTTCCTAAAGCTGCTACCAATGAAACACTTACGGCACCCTATAATGATATTGCTGCTGTTGAGAAGATCTTTGAGGACAACAAAGGAGATATAGCCGTTGTTTTTCTTGAACCTGTTGTTGGAAATGCTGGTTTCATTACACCGAAACCTGATTTCCTTAGTGCCTTGCGCAAAATTACTAAGGAAAATAATGCCCTTCTTGTGTTTGATGAAGTTATGACTGGATTTCGTTTGTCGTATGGAGGTGCTCAAGAATATTTTGGCATAACTCCTGATATAACAACTCTGGGGAAGATCATTGGAGGGGGTTTGCCTGTAGGTGCATATGGAGGTAGGAGGGATATTATGGAGACGGTGGCTCCAGCTGGACCTATGTATCAGGCTGGGACATTGAGTGGGAACCCATTGGCCATGACTGCAGGTATACAGACTCTGAAGCGTATTAAGGAGGCAGGAACATACGAGTACTTGGACAACATTACAGGTGAACTTGTTCAAGGAATTGTTGAAGCTGGGAAGAAGGCGGGGCATGCAATGTGTGGTGGGCATATAAATGGGATGTTTGGGTTTTTCTTTACAGAGGGACCCGTGTACAATTTTACAGATGCAAAAAAGAGTGACACTGAGAAGTTTGCTAAGTTTTTCTGGGGTATGTTAGCAGAAGGTGTTTATTTGGCACCTTCACAGTTTGAGGCGGGGTTCACTAGTTTGGCGCATACTTCTGATGACATCAAGAAGACTATTGCGGCTGCTGAGAGGGTCTTCAGGGAGATCTGAATGTTAAATTTTGTCTTACTGCTACTTGAGGTTTTGAAGCGTCAATTTTTATACTTTTGTAGGTTAAATTAGATCAATGCGTTATTACTACGACAGTTTTCATTATAACCTGCATCATTTTCTCTTCCTGTATCTAGTCAGTGTTTTGTTTAAAGCTGTTATGTAAGTCTCTTGTATTTGGAATTGTTGTAAGCATTTGAATCCATCGTTTAACATATATAAGGGTGTGTTTGAATTGGCGATggacagaattgattctggaagaattgagtttagtagaattgatttcaacagaattgaatttagaataattgatttatgtttggatacaatgatATAGAAGTGATTGTCATCAATTAATGTTGTTTGTATAGTTTTAACAAAAGTGATTTTGAATTGGATAATTACCAAAATGGTAATAAAttctaatacaaataaaaaagaaaagaagtaattaaagagggtaaagaaggaaaatttaaaagagttgtaataaataatatataatatatgtagaattgattctactaaactcaaaagCTAGAAATTGTAGCTTCTATTAGAATTGCTTTTGGAGtaggagaattgattttgaaaaagtatccaaacaagaaaaaaaaaaaccaattttcaaGTTGAGGTGCATTAGAAGTGCTTTTGGGGCTTGTAGAAGCTAATCCAAACATGCACTAAGTCTCTTGAATTTCGAAAGGTAAGCATTTGAATCCATcttttaacttatataaatctcTTGAATATGGAATAGTAAGCATTTGAGTCCATAGTttaacttataataataattgcaTCATCATGTTATATTCCTGCCATCGTTTAACTTATAATAATTGCATCTTCATGTTATATTACTGCCATTCATGCGTCAGATATACATATACCCTCTAGGACAATAACCATATATTTGATACTAAATTTAAGTTGAACTCCAATTGTAGTTTTTATTTTGTGCATTTAACACAACATTTCATGTTTGCAACATAAAtttaatacattaattatttaataaatttaaaaataatcttttttcttttgcttATAATACTGATCAAACCGGTGAGAGTATGTTATATAAATATGTTAACCGTGCTATTATCCGGTTGCAAGGTATACAATACATACATCTTAAGAGTAATAAGTACTTATTACAAAGAAAATCATACacccatcttcatcttcttgcaGCGGAAAATGTATAGTACAATTTTTGACATGTTAAGTTATGTTTGCATTTTTTTCCCGTTTCAGGATTTTTGGGGTACAGTTTCCCCAAATATTTTCTACAACAATGCTGCCTTTCCCAAAGCATATTAGAAATCAAACAAAA
Encoded proteins:
- the LOC131660475 gene encoding glutamate-1-semialdehyde 2,1-aminomutase, chloroplastic-like, which codes for MAASGIAGAGLTLLNCFSSTASSSSSTRCRTRSLTMAVSTDQKPKTTERLTLRKSEEAFAAAKELMPGGVNSPVRAFKSVGGQPIIIDSVKGSRMWDIDGNEYIDYVGSWGPAIIGHADDQVLAALSETMKKGTSFGAPCLLENTLAEMVIAAVPSIEMVRFVNSGTEACMGALRLARAFTGKEKIIKFEGCYHGHADPFLVKAGSGVATLGLPDSPGVPKAATNETLTAPYNDIAAVEKIFEDNKGDIAVVFLEPVVGNAGFITPKPDFLSALRKITKENNALLVFDEVMTGFRLSYGGAQEYFGITPDITTLGKIIGGGLPVGAYGGRRDIMETVAPAGPMYQAGTLSGNPLAMTAGIQTLKRIKEAGTYEYLDNITGELVQGIVEAGKKAGHAMCGGHINGMFGFFFTEGPVYNFTDAKKSDTEKFAKFFWGMLAEGVYLAPSQFEAGFTSLAHTSDDIKKTIAAAERVFREI